In Sphingobacterium sp. R2, the genomic stretch CGCAATGCCTGATGGCCGATTATTGATATCAGAAAAAGAGGGCGATTTTAGAATTGCAACAAAAGATGGTGAATTAAGTGAACCAATCAAGGGTTTACCTCCAGTCAATAGTAGCGGGCAAGGAGGACTTTTGGGTGTACGACTTGATCCAAATTTCGAATCAAACCGCATGGTATATTGGGTTTTTTCCGATAACACAGCGGCCGGAACATTAACTGCGGTTGCCAAAGGAAAATTATCGGCCGACGAAAAATCCATAGAAGGTGCTAAGGTGATCTATCAAGCAACTCCTGCTCATAAAGGCAACTTGCATTATGGCGGACGCATTATATTTGACAAAAATGGAAATATTATTGTCAGCACAGGCGAAAGGTCTGATTTAGTTACAAGACCTTTGGCTCAGGATTTAAATGCAGCATTAGGAAAGATTTTACGTATTACCACCGATGGACAACCTGCCCAAGGGAACCCATTTTTGGGCAATTCGAATGCACGTCCTGAAATTTTTAGCTATGGACATCGCAATCCTCAGGGACTCGCCATACATCCGGAAACTGGCGATCTTTGGGAAACCGAATTCGGTCCACGTGGAGGTGATGAATTGAATAGAATTGAATCTGGTAAGAATTACGGGTGGCCAACAATTACATATGGCATCGAATACAAAGGGGATAAAGTTGGTGAGGGTATACAGCAGAAAGATGGCTTAGAACAACCTGTTTATTACTGGGATCCTGTCCTCTCCCCTAGTGGAATAGCTTTCTATACTGGCCAAAACATTCCAGAATGGAAGAATAATCTCTTCATTTGCGGACTAAGCAGTATGCATATCGCTAGAATTATACTAAAAGATAACAAGGTGGTTGGAGAAGAACGTCTACTAGGTAATGAAGGACAGCGATTTAGAGATATTACACAGGGTAAAGATGGGGCTTTGTATGCTATAACAGACCTCGGAAAATTATATAAGATTGATAAAAAATAAATGAATTGATGTAGAGCAGCCCTTTTCCACTGGGTTGCTCTTTTCAATTAGACATAAATTCCCATTCACAAATAACCCCAGTAAAGCAGGTCTTTATTTAGCCAAAAATGGCAAATAACACAATTTGGCTCGATTATTGTTTTATAATAGCGTATCAATAAATTATTATATGGTTAAAAAAGAAAAAATGAAAAAATTATTAGAGATCAATCCTTTGTCGTTCTACATGACTAACTGGGGATTCGTAAACAACGCTACTCCGAAAACTACGCGCAAAACCTGCCAACCTTCTCCAAAAATTTAAGCGCTTTAGCTTAAATACTTCAATCAAATTTTTATTAAAATCATCTGCTGATATCCTCCATACGGATATTAAGTAAGAGATTTATTTCTTTTACTAATAATATCCGTATAGCGGGGTATCAACCTATGCAAAAAAAAATGCCAATATGATCACTATAATAATACAAGCAATCATAATGTATTTATTCAATTGGCTATTTCTCTCTCCTTCATCACTTTTATAGTGGTAATCTCGTTTATTTGGCAAATTCATAAGCTTGTTTTTAATCATGATGAAGTTAACAACTTTTTTCCATATTATTCGTGATGATAAGGCTCGCCTTTCATAATGGATAAAGCTCGATATAGCTGCTCTGTAAAAAACAATCTGATCATTTGGTGGGAAAATGTCATTTTGGATAGTGAGATTTTTGACTTCGCTCGATCATAAATTTTTTGATCGAAACCATAAGGCCCTCCTATAACAAACACCAGATGTTGGACACTTTGTATCATCATCTTCTCCAGATAAACAGAAAACTCTAAAGATCTAAATTCTTTTCCATGTTCATCCAATAAGACAACAAAATCTTGGGGCTGTAGCTGCTTTAAAATCAAAAGGGCTTCTTTGTCTTTCTGCTGTTCAGCAGAAAGACTTTTAACATTTTTGATGTCGGGTAGAACAACAATATTAAAGTTGACATAAAACTTTAATCGCTTCGTATATTTTTCAATTCCCTCAATCAGGTATTTTTCATCCGTCTTACCTATGCAAAGTAATGTTATCTTCATCTAGACGTTTTATAAGTGTTTGCAAAAAATTTCGCTTGTCTTTTTTCCGACAATTTTAAATCGAATCACGACCTTTAGCCAAGCCCTAAAATCTTAATAAATTGGGTATGTGTACAAATTAAGTAAACTTCTAATTTATTTAAAATAAACCCAATCAAAAAGGCAAAAATTGTACTCCAACTATTCCTATATTCATTCACTTTTCATCTATTCTGCATTTAACAAGTGTATCAAACAAACCACACAATACAGAAAATCGGCGATACTAATACCCTACCTCGATAACAACCCCTCCACATCAGCAGTATACGGCACATGCCGTTTTAAACGAAAAAACCGAATTAAATCATTCGGTTTTTTCTGTTATTTAGGAATACTTATGTAAAATTAATCGCTAAAATGGCGCATCATCAGGCATGTCGTTCATTCGAGATGGCATCGTAATACCTCCACTGAAGCCACCAGCACTAAAATCATCAGCAAAGTTTGGTGACGGATTCAATGCTGAAGCAGAAAATGTGGACGGTGCATCGCCGAATCCATCTCCACCACCAAGACCCGAAAACTCATCTTCTAAATCCACAAACTTTACAAATTTACCCACAAAGCGAAGTGGTACAATTCCAGTCTCCCCATTACGGTGTTTTGCAATAATAACTTCACCGACACCGGCAGTAGGACGCCCCTCTTCATCTTCTGTCAAACCATAATATTCGGGTCTATATAAGAAAAGAACCATATCCGCATCCTGCTCAATAGAACCAGACTCCCGTAAATCGGACAACATAGGACGCTTACTATTTCCTGGTCTTGACTCTACGGCACGACTCAGCTGCGACAATGCAAGCACAGGAATATTTAACTCTTTAGCCACAGATTTCAAAGCACGTGAAATACTACCGATCTCTTGTTCGCGATTCCCCCCACCTTTACCTTCAGCCTTTCCATGCATTAGCTGCAGGTAATCGACTATCACCATTTGAATATCGTATTGTGCCTTTAAGCGCCTACATTTAGCTCTAAATTCGAACACGTTCAACGCCGGCGTATCATCAATAATAATAGGCGCATCCGTTAAACGACCAATTCGCGAATGTAATTGTTGCCATTCATGGTCAGCAAGATTTCCTTTTTTTAATTTTTCTTGCTCAATTTCGGTTTCACCGGCAATAAGACGATTGACAAGCTGAACAGACGACATCTCCAGCGAGAATACAGCAACGGCCTTACCATGTTCCACAGCGGCATTACGCGCTACAGAAAGTACAAATGCGGTCTTTCCCATCGCTGGACGTGCCGCAATAATAACAAGATCAGAAGGCTGCCAGCCGGATGTCATACGATCCAGTGCTGTTAAGCCAGAAGGCACTCCGGTTAAACCATCTGTACGGTCGCGCAGCATCTCAAGATTAGAAATCGCCTCACGCATGATATCGTCCATTTTTCGGGAATCTCTCCGTAAGTTATTCTGCGCGATATCAAATAAGCTTTTCTCGGCATGATCCAAAAGATCAAAAATATCTGAGGTTTCATCATATGAACTATTGATAATTTCCGTAGAAACCTTGATAAGCTCACGCTGAATATATTTCTGTGAAATAATACGTGCATGATACTCAATATTAGCTGCCGAAACCACGCGATCTGTCAATTGCGTAATATAATAGGCACCACCGACCATTTCAAGAGCCCCCATCCGTCTAAGCTCCGAGGTAACGGTTAATATATCAATTGGAGAAGTTTTTTGAAAAAGACCGAAAATCGCTTCAAAGATCTTTTGATGTGATTCTTTGTAGAATGATTCCGGTTTGAGAATATCAATAATTTCGCTCAGCGCATTCTTTTCAAGCATTAAAGCTCCCAAAACAGCTTCCTCAAGATCCACTGCCTGCGGCGGAAGTTTACCCAAACCACTCACCAAATTATTTAATTTGGTACGACGTTCGCCGTAATTACCCCGTTTGTTATTATCCGTGTTATTCGCTTCAAAATTACTGTCGTTCATCATGATATTATATCAGAAATATAGCTTTGCTATCCGTATAAATTGTAGATAGGATAACAAATGTATAAAAAATAAAATTTACAACCATGCGTAGTTTCACACAGCGAAATTCAATGATCATTGCCAAAACCCTCAAAAGCTTTGAAGGACACAGATTTACATAACATCTTTTCAACAATGAATGTTGAAAAGATGTTGAAAACAAATAACCAACACTCAAAGTCAGCACATTAGAAAATGTTAATAACTTAAGCTGTTGTGAATAAGCAAAATGCTGAAAAATAAATCTATGACCATGACTAGCATCAAAACAAACCGACTTTCGTATGAAAACAAATCCCTCTTTAAGCACTAAAAAATATTCATATATCGTATATTTGTAAAATGACGCACGACTCTTCAACATTAAAACCCTATAAAGATACCAACGACGGTAAGAAAAAACAGGTAGCAGATATGTTTGACAATATCTCTCATTCCTATGATTTTTTAAACCACTTCATGTCTTTGGGTATTGACATTATATGGCGCAAAAAAGCCATCAATGCCTTAAAGTCCATAAAACCGCAACTGATGTTGGATGTAGCGACAGGAACCGGTGATTTTGCATTGGAATCAATTAAAATCTTGAATCCCAAAAAGATCATTGGGGTAGACATATCACAAGGAATGCTTGAGGTTGCCAAGAAAAAAATTGCAAGTAAGGGCCTCGAGAATCAATTTGAAATAGCACTAGGGGACTCCGAGAGGCTTCAATTTGAAGACAATACGTTCGATGCTGTTACCGTAGCGTTTGGTGTCCGGAACTTTGAGAACCTGGAAAAAGGCCTATCAGATATATACCGTGTCTTAAAACCCGGTGGAAAGGCTGTTATTTTAGAATTTTCGAATCCAAAGAAATTCCCTATTAAGCAGCTGTATAATTTTTATTTTAAGTTTATCACACCAACTATTGGAAAATTCTTTTCAAAAGATTCCAGTGCGTATGAATATTTACCAGAATCCGTTGCTCAATTTCCTGATGGAGAAAAGTTCGTTGCCATAAACAAAAAAGCAGGTTTTAACGAAACAATCGTTAGACCACAGACATTTGGCATCTGTACGATTTATATTGCTACAAAATAGCGACATCTAAGAAGTGGTATTGAGTCAAATTGGATTAATTTTTTATAACAACGAGTTACACTATATGACTAAAACAGTTTTTATTACAGGAGCAAGTTCAGGCATCGGTCAAGCTTGCGCCGAAGTTTTAGCAAAAGAGGGTTATAATCTTTTACTTTGCGCGCGCAGGTTAAACCGTTTAGAAACATTAAAAAATACATTGCTCGCTTCCTACCCTACAATTCAAATCCATATTTTTGAACTTGATGTTCGAAACCAAGAACGGGTTGCGCATCAAATTGATGGTCTGCCAGCAGCATGGAAAAAAATACATATACTCATCAACAATGCGGGTCTAAGTCAAGGATTGGATCCCATCCAAGATGGTGATATCGGCGATTGGGACAGAATGATTGATACCAATATCAAAGGCCTATTGTATGTAAGTAAGGCCGTGATACCACTCATGGATACTGAAAACGGCGCTCATATTGTTAATTTGGGATCTATTGCGGGAAGAGAAGTTTATCCGAATGGAAATGTGTACTGTGCCACCAAACACGCTGTTGATGCGTTGACGAAAGCTATGCGTATTGATTTGCTACCTCAGGGGATTAAAGTAACCTCTATCGACCCAGGAATGGTGGAAACAGAGTTTTCGGAAGTTCGTTTCCATGGAGATCGCGAAAAAGCTAAAAATGTTTACAATGGTGTACAACCTCTTACAGGGAAAGATATTGCCGAAACGATCCTTTTCGTCATTACCAGACCGGCACATGTCAATATCAACGATCTATTAATAATGCCTACAGCGCAAGCAACGGGCACCATTGTCAATCGAAAATAATTTAAATATCATGTCATTAGAAATACAAATAAACCAAGACATTAAAGCGGCAATGATCGCAAAAGACACGGCAAAATTACGTGGTTTACGTGCAATTAAAGCAGCTATCCTCTTAGCAAAGACAGAAAAGGGTCATGCCGAAGATCTTAACCAGGAGGCAGAGATTAAAGTTTTACAAAAACTTGTAAAACAACGTCGCGAATCTGCTGAAATTTATAAAAGTCAAAACCGCGAAGATCTTTATGAAATTGAAGTTGAGGAAGAGAAAGTAATTGAGGCTTATCTACCAAAACAGTTAAGCAAAGAAGAAGTAGAAACCATAGTCAAAGCAATTATCGCCGAAACAGGAGCTTCTTCCATTAAGGATATGGGTAAAGTGATGGGCGCCACTAATCAAAAGCTTGCTGGACAAGCAGATGGAAAAACCATCTCTGAAGTTGTTAAAAGTCTTCTTGCATAAAACGCTCAAATCAATAGAGTCAAATTAAATTGGATATGTCTTTCCAGCCATATCGATTACATAATTTGACTCTGTTTTTATTTCAATTATGGCTTATCAGTGGAATCTAAAGAGTTTTGACGAACTCAACACGAATGAATTATATCGTATTTTAAAGCTTCGAATGGAAGTGTTTGTTTTGGAGCAAGAATGTTTATATCCTGAATTGGACGATAAAGATTTTGCTTGTCTACATCTGTGGACAGAACAAGATGATCGTATTATGGCATACACGAGATTAGTTCCTCCGGGCATTTCCTACCCACAGGCTTCCATTGGTCGCGTTATCGTCGCCGAGGAAGCGCGCGGAACCGGTCTGAGTAAAAAATTAATGATGCATTCTATCGAATCGCTCTATAAAGAATTCGGTGAAGGTGAGATACAGATAGGCGCGCAATTTCATTTAAAAACCTTTTATGAAAAATTAGGATTTAAACAAATCTCCGAGCCCTACCCCGATTATGGAATCCTTCATATTGATATGATTAAACCCGCAATTTAGTAAATTTAGGCATGCAAAACGTTGTAATCATCACAGCCGCCC encodes the following:
- a CDS encoding PQQ-dependent sugar dehydrogenase, with protein sequence MKTKLTISLLTVSLGLTACNSSPASSTSGSDSSANAPVDTTSYPAVETQKANTNYKPAFAGQTRIQGVKTTTPYEGKVIAEGLKSPWGITAMPDGRLLISEKEGDFRIATKDGELSEPIKGLPPVNSSGQGGLLGVRLDPNFESNRMVYWVFSDNTAAGTLTAVAKGKLSADEKSIEGAKVIYQATPAHKGNLHYGGRIIFDKNGNIIVSTGERSDLVTRPLAQDLNAALGKILRITTDGQPAQGNPFLGNSNARPEIFSYGHRNPQGLAIHPETGDLWETEFGPRGGDELNRIESGKNYGWPTITYGIEYKGDKVGEGIQQKDGLEQPVYYWDPVLSPSGIAFYTGQNIPEWKNNLFICGLSSMHIARIILKDNKVVGEERLLGNEGQRFRDITQGKDGALYAITDLGKLYKIDKK
- the rlmH gene encoding 23S rRNA (pseudouridine(1915)-N(3))-methyltransferase RlmH; amino-acid sequence: MKITLLCIGKTDEKYLIEGIEKYTKRLKFYVNFNIVVLPDIKNVKSLSAEQQKDKEALLILKQLQPQDFVVLLDEHGKEFRSLEFSVYLEKMMIQSVQHLVFVIGGPYGFDQKIYDRAKSKISLSKMTFSHQMIRLFFTEQLYRALSIMKGEPYHHE
- the dnaB gene encoding replicative DNA helicase, with amino-acid sequence MMNDSNFEANNTDNNKRGNYGERRTKLNNLVSGLGKLPPQAVDLEEAVLGALMLEKNALSEIIDILKPESFYKESHQKIFEAIFGLFQKTSPIDILTVTSELRRMGALEMVGGAYYITQLTDRVVSAANIEYHARIISQKYIQRELIKVSTEIINSSYDETSDIFDLLDHAEKSLFDIAQNNLRRDSRKMDDIMREAISNLEMLRDRTDGLTGVPSGLTALDRMTSGWQPSDLVIIAARPAMGKTAFVLSVARNAAVEHGKAVAVFSLEMSSVQLVNRLIAGETEIEQEKLKKGNLADHEWQQLHSRIGRLTDAPIIIDDTPALNVFEFRAKCRRLKAQYDIQMVIVDYLQLMHGKAEGKGGGNREQEIGSISRALKSVAKELNIPVLALSQLSRAVESRPGNSKRPMLSDLRESGSIEQDADMVLFLYRPEYYGLTEDEEGRPTAGVGEVIIAKHRNGETGIVPLRFVGKFVKFVDLEDEFSGLGGGDGFGDAPSTFSASALNPSPNFADDFSAGGFSGGITMPSRMNDMPDDAPF
- the ubiE gene encoding bifunctional demethylmenaquinone methyltransferase/2-methoxy-6-polyprenyl-1,4-benzoquinol methylase UbiE, with the protein product MTHDSSTLKPYKDTNDGKKKQVADMFDNISHSYDFLNHFMSLGIDIIWRKKAINALKSIKPQLMLDVATGTGDFALESIKILNPKKIIGVDISQGMLEVAKKKIASKGLENQFEIALGDSERLQFEDNTFDAVTVAFGVRNFENLEKGLSDIYRVLKPGGKAVILEFSNPKKFPIKQLYNFYFKFITPTIGKFFSKDSSAYEYLPESVAQFPDGEKFVAINKKAGFNETIVRPQTFGICTIYIATK
- a CDS encoding SDR family oxidoreductase; this encodes MTKTVFITGASSGIGQACAEVLAKEGYNLLLCARRLNRLETLKNTLLASYPTIQIHIFELDVRNQERVAHQIDGLPAAWKKIHILINNAGLSQGLDPIQDGDIGDWDRMIDTNIKGLLYVSKAVIPLMDTENGAHIVNLGSIAGREVYPNGNVYCATKHAVDALTKAMRIDLLPQGIKVTSIDPGMVETEFSEVRFHGDREKAKNVYNGVQPLTGKDIAETILFVITRPAHVNINDLLIMPTAQATGTIVNRK
- a CDS encoding GatB/YqeY domain-containing protein, whose amino-acid sequence is MSLEIQINQDIKAAMIAKDTAKLRGLRAIKAAILLAKTEKGHAEDLNQEAEIKVLQKLVKQRRESAEIYKSQNREDLYEIEVEEEKVIEAYLPKQLSKEEVETIVKAIIAETGASSIKDMGKVMGATNQKLAGQADGKTISEVVKSLLA
- a CDS encoding GNAT family N-acetyltransferase, producing the protein MAYQWNLKSFDELNTNELYRILKLRMEVFVLEQECLYPELDDKDFACLHLWTEQDDRIMAYTRLVPPGISYPQASIGRVIVAEEARGTGLSKKLMMHSIESLYKEFGEGEIQIGAQFHLKTFYEKLGFKQISEPYPDYGILHIDMIKPAI